The Faecalibacterium sp. I3-3-33 DNA window GCCGGTGCCATCGTCAAACTTATTGACGTAGATGAACCCGTAACGCTTCGCCATCTCGCCGGTTGAAGCCGAAACCAGATCGATGCAGCCCCAGGGGGTATAGCCCATCAGGTCTACACCGTCCTTGACAGCCTCAGCCATCTGCTCGATGTGCTGGCGCAGGTAGTCGATACGGTAGCTGTCGTGCACCTTGCCGTCCTCGCCCTTCACGTCATAAGCGCCCAGACCATTCTCCACCACCATCAGGGGGATGTGGTAGCGGTCGTAGATCTCGTTCAGGGTATAGCGCAGGCCGATGGGGTCGATCTGCCAGCCCCAGTCGGAAGCCTGAAGATAGGGGTTCTTCTTGCCGCCCATGATGTTGCCGCTGATGTTGTCGGCATCTTTGTGGGTGGTGACGCAGTTGGACATATAGTAGCTGAAGGTGTAGAAGTCCACCGTGCCCTCTTTCAGGATGGCGGCATCCTCTGGCTCCTGCCGGATGGTGATATCGTTTTCGGCAAAGTACCGCTTCATATAATAGGGGTACTCGCCGCGGACATGCATATCCGAGGCGAACCAGTTCATGATCTGCATTTGTTTCTGGTTGGCCACGAGGTCAGCCGGGTCGCAGGTCAGCGGGTAGGTGGTGACAAAGCAGATCATGCAGCCCATCTTGAACCGGGGATAGTTATCGTGGGCGTACTTGACCGCCTTGGCACTGGCCACGAACTGGTGATGCAGTGCCTGAAAACGCTCCTGCTTGTTGTCGGGAACTTTGTTGACCGGACCCTCAAAGCCCTTGATCGTGCCGGTCTCGAGGATCGCACCCATGGGCATGGTGCCGCAGTTGATCTCGTTGAAGG harbors:
- a CDS encoding glycoside hydrolase family 1 protein, which translates into the protein MSVFRDDFLWGGACAANQFEGAWDVDGKGASVPDMCTNGSHTSPKWVTTSIRPDRLYPSHEAIDFYHHYEEDIALFAEMGFKTFRTSINWTRIFPTGMETEPNEKGLEFYDRVFDCCKQHSIEPLVTISHYELPYALVEKYNGWASRELIDFYMNYCKAIFERYKDKVKYWLTFNEINCGTMPMGAILETGTIKGFEGPVNKVPDNKQERFQALHHQFVASAKAVKYAHDNYPRFKMGCMICFVTTYPLTCDPADLVANQKQMQIMNWFASDMHVRGEYPYYMKRYFAENDITIRQEPEDAAILKEGTVDFYTFSYYMSNCVTTHKDADNISGNIMGGKKNPYLQASDWGWQIDPIGLRYTLNEIYDRYHIPLMVVENGLGAYDVKGEDGKVHDSYRIDYLRQHIEQMAEAVKDGVDLMGYTPWGCIDLVSASTGEMAKRYGFIYVNKFDDGTGDLSREKKDSFYWYKKVIASNGEKLE